In Ignavibacteria bacterium, one DNA window encodes the following:
- a CDS encoding FliI/YscN family ATPase, giving the protein MNTIETTTTETASSRYLLDFNKESDAFLSRLKNVDLLKVNGRVSQVIGLVIESVGPNCSLGEVCVVKSHDGEDLCYSEVVGFKENRVLSMVLGGTSRISPGSEIVASGKTFSIPVGKSLLGRIIDGLGRPMDKKGPIEGEEMRTIYALPPNPLTRRRITEPIVTGIRSIDMLLTCGRGQRVGIFSASGVGKSVTLGMIARNTNADVNVIALIGERGREVRDFIDGELGEEGLARSVVIIATSDQEALVRLKAAFIATTIAEYFRDQGLNVMFLFDSITRVATAQREVGLAIGEPPTTKGYTPSVFALLPKLLERTGNSDVGSITAMYTVLVEGDDLNEPVADNARAILDGHIVLSRRLASAGHYPAIDVLQSISRIMPSIVSAEQRKAVHRFLDLLATYNEAEDLVNIGAYVKGSNSKIDESLAYIEEMRAFLRQGSHEKIDFKQSLQRLLALMNQTPPKNK; this is encoded by the coding sequence ATGAACACGATAGAAACAACAACAACAGAAACTGCAAGTTCGCGTTATTTGCTCGACTTCAATAAAGAAAGCGATGCATTTTTGTCTCGCTTAAAAAATGTTGATTTATTAAAAGTAAATGGACGTGTATCTCAAGTTATTGGACTTGTTATCGAATCCGTAGGACCCAATTGTTCACTTGGCGAAGTATGTGTCGTGAAATCGCACGATGGCGAAGATTTATGCTATTCTGAAGTTGTAGGTTTTAAAGAAAACAGAGTTCTTTCAATGGTACTTGGTGGAACATCACGAATTAGTCCGGGAAGTGAAATTGTTGCAAGCGGAAAAACTTTTTCTATCCCTGTTGGAAAATCATTACTGGGAAGAATTATAGACGGACTTGGAAGACCAATGGATAAAAAAGGACCGATTGAAGGAGAAGAAATGCGAACAATTTATGCGCTTCCTCCCAATCCATTGACACGACGAAGAATTACCGAGCCGATTGTAACCGGAATTCGTTCCATTGATATGTTGCTTACGTGTGGTCGTGGACAACGAGTCGGAATTTTTTCTGCAAGCGGCGTAGGGAAAAGTGTTACCTTAGGAATGATAGCGAGAAATACGAATGCCGATGTCAATGTTATTGCTCTCATAGGCGAACGAGGAAGAGAAGTTCGGGATTTTATTGATGGAGAACTTGGCGAAGAAGGTTTGGCACGTTCAGTTGTAATCATTGCAACAAGCGACCAAGAAGCATTAGTACGCTTAAAAGCAGCGTTTATTGCTACGACTATTGCAGAATATTTTCGCGACCAAGGATTGAATGTTATGTTTTTGTTTGATTCTATCACACGTGTTGCAACTGCTCAACGTGAAGTAGGATTAGCAATCGGTGAACCACCAACAACAAAAGGATATACGCCTTCGGTTTTTGCGTTGCTTCCAAAACTCCTTGAGCGTACGGGGAATTCTGATGTCGGAAGTATTACGGCAATGTACACTGTTCTTGTGGAAGGGGACGATTTAAATGAACCCGTCGCAGATAATGCAAGAGCAATATTAGACGGTCATATCGTTCTTTCCCGACGACTTGCTTCTGCGGGACACTATCCTGCAATAGATGTTTTGCAAAGTATCAGCAGAATTATGCCTTCGATTGTATCTGCAGAACAACGGAAAGCCGTCCATCGTTTTTTAGATTTGCTTGCAACATATAATGAAGCGGAAGACCTTGTGAACATTGGTGCGTATGTAAAAGGAAGCAATTCCAAAATAGATGAATCGCTTGCTTATATTGAAGAAATGAGAGCATTTCTTCGACAAGGCTCGCATGAAAAGATTGATTTTAAGCAAAGTCTTCAGCGTCTTCTTGCATTAATGAATCAAACACCACCGAAAAATAAATGA